From Candidatus Neomarinimicrobiota bacterium, the proteins below share one genomic window:
- a CDS encoding MFS transporter yields MKKSMLQILAAYAGMLLFGIVMISLGTVNTFLSEQFGLTNAQLGSLAALLPAGILAGSLVFGPFADRFGYKYLLIISTLLVSAGLWMMVATETLLPVQVAFFLIGLGGGAINGGTNAMVSDINTENKSSALSLLGVFYGIGALGMPLLTGLLVKIWTLAQVIRFVAFFLIIPILYFLIIPFPPPKHADKFPISRLKSFFKDGILIGLGFILFFESALEGMANNWSAAYLTHDHVGLARTHAVMFLTFLVAAITVGRLILGWALRKLSPVKVLYICFTLILMGSIGLQLTGSAILYSAPAITAAFSLILLGLGFSAGFPVVLAKVGERYPELSGSAFSFVLVIALLGNTLLNYLTGILTNSFGINYYPLMLILSVVIMFGLAFGIFNAQTKKE; encoded by the coding sequence ATGAAAAAATCCATGCTGCAAATTTTGGCAGCCTATGCAGGAATGCTTTTATTTGGAATTGTGATGATTTCCTTAGGTACGGTGAATACTTTTCTATCGGAACAATTCGGACTGACAAATGCCCAGCTGGGAAGCCTGGCCGCTTTACTGCCGGCCGGCATCCTCGCAGGGAGCCTTGTTTTCGGACCTTTTGCCGACCGTTTTGGTTATAAATATCTGCTGATTATCAGCACGCTCCTGGTATCGGCAGGACTTTGGATGATGGTGGCCACAGAGACTCTTTTACCTGTTCAGGTCGCCTTCTTCCTTATCGGATTAGGCGGTGGAGCCATCAACGGCGGAACCAATGCCATGGTTTCCGATATCAACACAGAAAATAAAAGTTCCGCCCTGAGCCTTTTAGGTGTCTTTTATGGGATCGGAGCCCTGGGAATGCCTTTATTAACCGGATTACTGGTTAAAATTTGGACCCTGGCACAGGTTATCCGTTTTGTGGCGTTCTTTCTCATCATTCCCATCCTCTATTTTCTGATCATTCCCTTTCCCCCGCCTAAACATGCTGATAAATTTCCCATTTCCCGGTTGAAATCCTTTTTTAAGGATGGTATCCTGATCGGACTGGGATTTATCCTGTTTTTTGAAAGTGCTTTGGAAGGCATGGCCAATAACTGGTCCGCTGCATACCTCACCCATGATCATGTGGGACTTGCCCGGACACATGCCGTGATGTTTCTCACCTTTCTGGTAGCTGCTATAACCGTCGGACGATTGATCCTGGGTTGGGCACTTCGGAAATTGTCTCCCGTGAAAGTTCTCTATATTTGTTTTACTTTAATTCTCATGGGCAGTATCGGACTCCAGCTTACCGGATCGGCAATTCTCTATTCTGCACCGGCAATAACGGCTGCTTTTTCACTGATTCTGTTGGGATTGGGTTTTTCCGCCGGATTTCCGGTGGTTCTGGCGAAAGTCGGTGAGCGCTATCCCGAATTAAGCGGATCCGCCTTTAGCTTCGTGTTGGTGATTGCCCTGCTGGGAAATACCCTTCTGAATTATCTGACAGGCATTCTCACCAATTCGTTTGGAATCAATTATTACCCGCTGATGCTCATACTCAGTGTTGTGATCATGTTTGGTCTTGCCTTTGGAATTTTTAACGCTCAAACAAAAAAGGAATGA
- a CDS encoding ROK family protein yields MKSIGVDLGGTKVKGALIDEQGKILSEHYELLSGRSGVEVVDLIRQTIQRLADRVNTEDGDLAGVGICVPGIAGPYRETVWAPNIPEWDELPLVSLLKNYPVLKDIPIYADSDRACCLRGEAMYGNATETRNAVFITVGTGIGAGIMVDGHVLSGFGAISGATGWMALERPYKDKFKQMGCFEYYASGDGLSRSAKEYLDENPEYQGYFRQQPNPPKSEDIFAHYDAGDSLSRFVLNQAIELWGMAAANYVSLFNPEIIIFGGGVFGPAVRFLPDILKEAKKWAQPIAIRQVTLKASALEGNAALFGAAALPFDKHVKESQS; encoded by the coding sequence ATGAAATCCATTGGCGTTGATCTGGGTGGGACAAAAGTCAAAGGCGCCCTGATAGACGAGCAGGGAAAAATACTCTCCGAACACTATGAATTGCTGTCCGGTCGTTCCGGTGTTGAAGTGGTTGACCTGATCCGGCAGACCATACAACGGCTGGCAGATCGTGTGAACACAGAAGATGGTGATCTGGCCGGCGTAGGAATCTGTGTCCCGGGTATTGCAGGTCCTTACCGTGAAACGGTTTGGGCACCCAATATCCCTGAATGGGATGAACTTCCCCTGGTCTCCCTATTAAAAAACTATCCGGTTTTAAAAGATATTCCGATATATGCCGATAGCGACAGGGCATGTTGTCTTCGGGGAGAAGCGATGTACGGTAATGCAACCGAAACCAGAAACGCTGTATTTATCACTGTTGGGACAGGGATCGGTGCTGGAATTATGGTGGATGGTCATGTATTAAGCGGTTTTGGGGCTATATCCGGTGCAACGGGCTGGATGGCTTTGGAACGTCCCTACAAGGACAAATTCAAACAGATGGGATGTTTTGAATACTACGCATCCGGAGACGGTCTTTCCCGAAGTGCAAAAGAATATTTGGATGAAAATCCGGAATATCAGGGATATTTCAGGCAACAACCCAACCCACCAAAATCAGAGGATATTTTTGCTCATTATGATGCGGGGGATTCCCTAAGTCGTTTCGTTCTGAATCAGGCCATAGAACTCTGGGGTATGGCAGCCGCCAACTATGTAAGTCTTTTCAACCCGGAAATCATCATTTTCGGCGGCGGCGTTTTCGGCCCGGCTGTCCGCTTTCTGCCTGATATCCTAAAGGAAGCCAAAAAGTGGGCACAACCTATTGCTATTCGGCAGGTCACCCTCAAAGCATCGGCGTTAGAGGGAAATGCAGCCTTATTTGGTGCTGCTGCCCTGCCCTTTGATAAACATGTAAAGGAGAGCCAATCATGA
- a CDS encoding glycoside hydrolase family 9 protein, producing the protein MRRILHLFLLLGMYLVSLNGASEFEAFFRINQLGYHAETLKTAVLFSNQDLSDRTVEIKTKKLFQKTVLKRQVTHNEGAFGQFPFHYRIDFTQLQEPGEYWIELSGTDIRSHTFFIKESGTYSEAREKMLGYIRQQRCGYNPFLDEACHTKDGRTAYGPMPDGTFVYVFGGWHDAADLLQYMMTSGNTIGRLLLAYSETGVRFHDEVNALGQPFPNGIPDILDEAKWGLDWMLRMHPEPDQLFHQIADDRDHIGFKYPYKDSSDYGWGPESYRVVYYATGKPQGLGKFTNTSTGLANLAGRYAAVMARAARIWKEDLNQPGQAEIFLKAGKEVYLMGKKQPGSQEGVPHKASYRYHETTWADDMEWGAAELFLTTGDSSYLEEAKKYALQAGTDSWFGKDTARHYEYYPFMNVGHYVLHGCVEEDFQDTLEDFYRKELRAVQERAEIYPWNVGHPFIWCSNNLASALIVESILYERMTGDSQFRQLAADTRDWIFGKNPWGVSQVIDVGTVTSQNAHGSMLSLEGIKTPGGLLDGPLYLSTHKLHHAYIQIPEEEPYKAFQSDIVVYHDLIGDYATNEPTLDGTAEALFMICLSHE; encoded by the coding sequence ATGAGACGTATACTACATCTTTTTTTATTGCTTGGGATGTATCTGGTAAGCCTGAATGGGGCTTCAGAGTTTGAGGCTTTTTTCCGGATAAATCAACTGGGCTATCACGCAGAAACTTTAAAGACGGCTGTCCTTTTCTCAAATCAAGATTTATCAGATCGAACTGTGGAAATCAAAACAAAAAAGCTCTTTCAGAAAACGGTTTTGAAAAGACAAGTAACACACAATGAGGGGGCTTTCGGACAATTCCCTTTTCATTACAGAATCGATTTTACCCAGTTACAGGAACCGGGAGAATACTGGATTGAACTGTCAGGGACGGATATCCGATCCCATACATTTTTTATCAAAGAATCGGGGACATATTCTGAAGCCCGAGAAAAGATGCTGGGATACATACGGCAGCAGCGATGTGGATATAATCCTTTTCTGGATGAGGCCTGTCACACAAAGGATGGAAGGACTGCCTATGGCCCGATGCCGGATGGAACCTTTGTCTATGTTTTCGGTGGCTGGCACGATGCGGCAGATCTGCTGCAATATATGATGACCAGCGGGAATACCATCGGCAGACTTTTACTGGCCTACAGTGAAACGGGGGTTCGGTTTCACGATGAGGTGAATGCCTTGGGTCAGCCATTCCCAAATGGCATTCCGGATATTCTGGATGAAGCAAAATGGGGGTTGGACTGGATGCTGAGAATGCATCCGGAGCCGGATCAGCTTTTTCATCAGATAGCCGATGACCGGGATCATATTGGATTTAAATATCCTTACAAAGATTCATCGGATTACGGATGGGGACCTGAGAGTTACCGGGTTGTGTATTATGCCACCGGTAAGCCCCAGGGGCTGGGAAAATTTACCAATACCTCAACCGGACTGGCAAATTTGGCCGGCCGGTATGCTGCTGTCATGGCCCGGGCGGCCCGAATCTGGAAAGAAGACCTGAATCAGCCGGGACAGGCGGAAATTTTCCTGAAAGCCGGGAAAGAAGTCTACCTTATGGGTAAAAAACAACCTGGAAGCCAGGAGGGAGTTCCCCATAAAGCCAGTTATCGATACCATGAAACCACCTGGGCTGATGATATGGAATGGGGCGCTGCGGAATTGTTCCTTACAACCGGGGATTCCAGCTATCTGGAAGAAGCGAAAAAATACGCCCTGCAAGCCGGGACCGATTCCTGGTTTGGGAAGGATACAGCCCGGCATTATGAATACTACCCCTTTATGAATGTAGGCCACTATGTGCTTCATGGATGTGTGGAAGAGGATTTTCAGGATACGCTGGAAGATTTTTACCGGAAAGAACTGAGAGCGGTTCAGGAAAGGGCTGAAATCTATCCCTGGAATGTGGGACACCCCTTTATCTGGTGTTCAAACAACCTGGCTTCTGCACTGATCGTTGAATCCATTCTGTATGAACGTATGACCGGAGACTCACAATTTCGTCAACTGGCAGCCGATACACGGGACTGGATATTTGGAAAAAATCCCTGGGGCGTAAGTCAGGTTATTGATGTGGGAACCGTGACATCCCAGAACGCACACGGGTCTATGCTGAGTCTGGAGGGAATTAAAACTCCAGGTGGCCTCCTGGACGGCCCCCTCTATCTCTCCACACATAAATTACATCACGCTTATATTCAAATTCCGGAAGAAGAACCCTACAAAGCCTTTCAGAGTGATATTGTAGTCTACCATGATCTGATCGGAGATTATGCCACCAATGAACCGACCCTGGATGGAACGGCGGAAGCATTGTTTATGATTTGCCTTTCGCATGAATAA
- the glcK gene encoding glucokinase produces the protein MMIDYVLAVDIRSDAVSVSVVNKDGEWYFRRKKHYSERTGLQVLACIRDQIAIVDEQARDNGIAVRYAGVSVPGIYNDVTGEIWAPNIPGWRKFPIREKLIELFPPKTSIHIMADRCCCILGETWQGNAKGIRNMVYLHIGAGIYAGLLVDGQILRGNDHIAGAAGWTALSPSFHPEYRTSGFLEYHASGNGLVKIAKDLINNAPGYEGVLLSKGEQLNMQDIFNAYKERDTIAISIINQAIQFWGMAIANMISLLNPEKVIIGGSLFGPATQFISRIREEMAKWSQPYCLKSVSLEPTTLGGSGSLIGAARLAFIESLDV, from the coding sequence ATGATGATTGACTATGTTTTGGCTGTGGATATCCGTTCCGATGCCGTTTCCGTCTCTGTTGTCAATAAAGACGGCGAGTGGTATTTCAGGCGGAAAAAGCATTATTCCGAGCGGACAGGACTTCAGGTATTGGCATGTATCAGGGATCAGATTGCCATTGTTGATGAACAGGCCCGGGATAACGGAATTGCAGTCCGCTACGCCGGTGTTTCGGTCCCTGGTATTTATAATGATGTTACCGGAGAAATCTGGGCCCCCAACATTCCCGGATGGCGGAAATTTCCCATTCGGGAGAAATTGATTGAACTTTTCCCTCCGAAGACATCAATTCATATCATGGCAGATCGCTGTTGTTGTATTTTAGGGGAAACCTGGCAGGGGAATGCCAAGGGCATCAGGAATATGGTTTACCTTCATATTGGTGCCGGTATTTATGCCGGATTGCTGGTGGATGGGCAAATCCTTCGGGGGAATGATCATATTGCCGGTGCTGCAGGATGGACGGCATTATCGCCTTCATTTCATCCTGAATACCGAACCAGTGGATTTCTTGAATATCACGCCTCAGGAAACGGGCTTGTAAAAATCGCCAAAGATCTCATCAACAATGCTCCCGGTTATGAGGGTGTCCTTTTATCCAAAGGTGAGCAACTGAATATGCAGGATATTTTTAACGCCTATAAAGAGCGGGATACTATCGCCATCAGTATTATCAACCAGGCTATCCAATTCTGGGGAATGGCGATTGCCAATATGATCAGTCTGCTCAATCCGGAAAAAGTGATCATCGGAGGGAGTCTTTTTGGTCCGGCGACTCAGTTTATCAGTCGCATCCGGGAAGAAATGGCCAAATGGTCTCAACCCTATTGCCTGAAAAGTGTCAGCCTGGAACCTACAACACTTGGCGGGTCCGGGAGTCTTATCGGTGCCGCCCGGCTGGCGTTTATTGAGAGTTTAGATGTTTAG